In the genome of Taeniopygia guttata chromosome 4, bTaeGut7.mat, whole genome shotgun sequence, the window ACCAGTTCTTTTTCAATGAGCTGGCTAAATCCTTTGGGTTGAGTTTCAGATAAGATCTTTTTCTATGTGTTTTTTAGTTTATGTGCAGAGTGCAGTTTCTACAACAGCCTCTAGTAAGTAATTTTAACCTTTATTTTGCAGGTGTAATTACTTTAAGATAAAGGTTGGCTGAAAGTATTTCTTCAGACTGTAGAAAGAATTCAGAAAATTATGCATCATGGCTTTAGCTCTCAGTGAGAGCAGAAATCCTTCCAGCTGTGGGTGTTGTTTACATTATACATAGGCATTTTTTCTGCTAAATGATGGATAGGGAAAATGTCAGGAAAAGTATTTAATATTAGAAATGTTCCAGCCATACCAGCTTCCTCTGTCAGACATTCTTacatgcaattttaaaaacaggGTTCCTGAAAATACCCAGGGGTTAAAAAGTCCAGGCATTCATCATATGTTGCAAAGCAGCCCATTAACTTCACCTTCAATATTTGGCATCCTCAGTGCTGAGCCCCTGCAGCAGAGAGACCTTCAGCTGTAGAGGTGTGAATCTGCAAACCTGCAGTAGAACTGCAGTTGCCTGAGGACATCGGTGTACGCACAAAAATCTGTAGCCAGCGTGACAGAATATTACCATGAACACATGGGCACAGAGTGGTGGATGggagcaggcaggcagcaaATCCCAAATGCCAAGGTGGGGAAAGGAAACACAGGCAGCAGAGTTTGCTAAGTGCCACTGAGAGGTGTGGGGACAGCGTTTGTGTGAGCAGCGTGGGGCTTTCGCTTCTGCATTGGGCCACCATGAAACCACTTTGCAGAAAGCGTAATGTATGGGAGGGAATTCAAATTGCAGATTCGCTTCTGTTAAGCAGAGAGGCTGTGTTGGTATGTAGGATATGAACCAGCATCCCCACACTCACAAGGAGTGTTTTCAGAAGATACTAAAGAAAATATCCATTATTACTTGTTGCATATTGATTAATCAAGCTATTATTAGAAGTGGCACGCAGAGAGGCAGATTTTTGTCCTTTAAATTAAATATGAGAGACTTTCTCAGACTACTTTACAGGAAAAGGAAGTGGTTGGCAACACGATTTAAAGTTCCCTGTATGTTTTAgggtttggtgggtttttaaaatattttggtttttatttcccCAGAAGACTCATAACTACATTTTGTAATTACAAGATTGGGATTTGAAATCGGTAACCATTCTCTTGAAGTTTCTGAGTGAAATTTTCTTtaggaaacaaaagcaaaacacgAGGTAGAAACCTAGAACAGGGTACAGTTTTGTAGCTGCCACTTTAAGGATTATTCCAAACTTCTCTGACAGTAAAGCACAGGAATTCCAAGGTGCACGTTGTGTCTTAGAAGCAGCTGTAAGTAGTTGGGGTGGGACGAGTTTTTATCACATTCGCAATCCAGCTTCTTTCCATTCCTGCTAGGAGCCTGTGAGTCAGGCAGTCTCCTACCACCCTCCAGTGGTTTTCAGAGCACAGTGCAAGCCACAAGTTCAGAAAGcttattcagaaaataaaaagggggcTGGGGATATTCCAAGCTTTCTGCTGGGGACACATTTGGATTTTTGTAACATTTTGTATTCATTTGGTGACTTGTTTAAAAGGATCTTTCGGTTCTGGTTGGATGTTACAAAGTGTTCTAGCACACCTGTTCTGTGAAGCATTATGATATTCATGCTGTTGCTTGCCTTTGCAGGACATTAAACCATCTGCATTTGTGATGATTTCCAGTCTATGTTTGTATTGCTGCCAGGATTACAGAATCTGTAGGTGTGACAATCGGATGTACAACAATGAAGGGGTGTTTCGTCAGGGGCTGGGCAAAAGCTACAggtttttctattaattttgaACTCAATAATTTGCAAATCATTATAAATGTCTCCTCTGGCTGTTAGCCttccatttatttctgttgttacaGTATCTAGAGCAGCTTAGCAGCATTAACATCTAGGTTTCCAAAGAAAATTGCATCTGTGTACTTAactttgtgctgtttttctgttcttggtGGCATCTGATATTCCGTCCATGGCATGTTGCAGTGTCATCAACCTGATTCCTGTGTTTTCTTGGAGATCACTGATGAAGACATgacacaatttatttttatcttgctgTTATGAATGTGGAAAGCCATGAAAACTGCAGGAGCTTCAAAACACAGCAGGGATGAATTTATCAGAGGTTAAGGAGGCATTAATGCGCTGTGTGACATGAAAGGTAGCGCCTGCCAAAATTCCCCACATGACTTTATCGAACCCTGGACTATAAAGTACAAGTAAAAGGGGCTGATGCTTTCATTGCTCATTACATTGTTGTCTTGTCTTTTGTTAGGTATTTTCAAGTGATTTTTGTTTCACTGCTTTTGTCCAAGCAAGTCTTTGCTAAAGCTAACAGTTAATTTTTTGATACAAACCTATCgcaaaaatcctaaaataggGAATTGCACTTTTCTGCTCCAGGGTGACAAATTGCTGGCTCATCTACTAACATCACTCATCTAGTACAGCATGACTCATCTAGTCACAAAGTACTCTCTGTTCAGCCAACCCAAAATACATGAGTAGGATGGGGAAGTTACAACAGCTACCACTGGGATCACCAGAAGTACAGCACAAAGTTtaattgctttttcctttctgagttCATCCCATCATCACCATAGTTGAGAGAATTGTGACTGCAGCAAGAGCAGGGCAAAACAAAAGAGCAACTTTGGGGTACACTAAGAGCTGTAAAATGCTTCCAAGTACCTGTCCGTGACAGACGGAGTCTCTCCTTGGATTTTATTCCTCTCctgttgtggttttcttttaagtaaTAAAACCAAACTGGGAATACGAGACATTCTGCACAGTCTCCCAGTCCCATAATCAACTGCACACTGGCAACCTCTCCCAGTGCCTTGGCAGCCACCTTCTGTCTGGTGTGGTAATGTGTGTGTGGATAGaatagacagacagacaggcaAGGCAGGCTGtcttggagaagaaaaggggCCAGCTGGAGGAAGAAGAGTCCAGTAGGCCTTGGCTTGCCCTCTGGCTAATCATGAGTTGTTACCGAAAGGGTAACTGCTTCAGCCAATTTCTGCTGGCTTCCTCTCCTGAAATAGCTTTCTTGTAAATCTCAGGAGACTCTGTGAGCTTGAACCTTTATTTACCTATCCTGCCTGTTGTTTGGTTGATTTTGTCTAGGCTTTTTCCACCTACAAAATGTTTACATTTAGGCTAATGGGACCAGCATTTGTCTTTGACTGGGTATTCAGATCTACAAGACTTTTTTTGAGTATGTTAGAGAGTAAAATAGCTGTAAAGAGACTGCACATATACATGACAATGAAAATTTTGCAGAGAGTCTTCTCTCCGACGACCAAATGGTGTAGCATCAAAGTTGAGATAACAGacaaaatcttttaaaaaaacaaatcattCTTCATTATGTTCTATGTTATCTCTCACAAAGCGTCCATGGGTAAGTGAAGGGTTAAGGTAAAACCCTTTCTTCTGTTTGAACAAAGACAAGGTTTCTTTGGAAAGAAAGTCTGTTGCAAGAATTGAATTGAATTTTCACTGCAAAAAGAATGGAAGTCCCCAGGTCAAAGGCTGTGTAACCTGGTGACTGTAATGAAATAAGACTGTGATAATGCCACATACTCTCTGGCCTGACTAGTGAATCTTATCTACATGAACTGTAATTAATACAAACTTTTTGAGTTTTATTGCTTGAAAGGAAACCAAACCTTTTTTTTAGACCTCCCATTTTTCCAAACTGCCATATAAAATCCAGCAAGCTTAGTTTTCACCCAAAAGTAGATGTAGCAGAAACTGAAATGAGGTCTCAGCTAATAAATAAGCTGATGGCTCTTCCTCTTTGTATATTACTCaggaaatatttacatttttctaagCAATTATTTATGCTTTGTGTTCTTGAAGCATGGGAGAAGTGATTCTTGAAAGATCCCACCAGGACTGCtacatccagctctggggtgccCACTGAGGTCGTGTTGGAGAGAGTCCAGAAGAGTTCACAAAAAAtggtcagagggctggagcacctctcgTACGAGGAAAATCTGGCAGCaggggttgttcagcctggagaaaagaaggctttgAGACCTTactgtggccttccagtaccaAAAGGGGCCTGTAAGAAAGATAGAGCAAATTTTTTAGCAGGGCTTGTTAGAGTAGTAACGATTTGAAAGGGGGTatgatttgaaagaaaaaaaaaagggtgtaTCTAGGCTATATTTAGAATAAACTTCTTATGATGAGAATGGTGAAAcagtggaacaggctgcctagGGAAGTGGTAGGTGCCCCATCCTGGGAAGCATTAtggtcaggttggatggggctctgagcaggctggtCTAATTGCAGATGtgcctgctcattgcaggaAGTTGGACAGAATGACCCTTAAGGTCCCTTTGAACCcagaatattctatgattcatATAATTTGACAGGGGCTAGAAGATGTTCCAGAGACTGTGTTTTGAGGCAACAGCTCTGAAACATGCAAGATTTAACTGCCATGAAAGACTGAAGTTTGTTTGGCCTGGTATGTCCTGCTCTGTAAGCAGGAAGTATTTCTGAGAGTTATTCCCCTTGGTGACACGGCACTGATCCTCCTCAGGTTTTACTGCAGTTGTGCTCCTTCAAAATGTAATGTGACTGCAAAGCGTGTTCAGAGTAGAATGGCTATGTTGGTTCAGGTTAAAGGCTAAATGTCTAGCTTGGATGGCATCTCCAGCCCTAGCCTCAAGGAATTAAGAGAAATTTGTTATTGCctggaaacaaaattttaaaaaatcccaaacagtAAAAACCgctaataaaacaaaaacaatccaAAAACCTAAACAAGGAAAACCAAGACAAACTCACCACTTGGCAGTAAATGTGCAGCATGGCAGTGCTCTGGAGAGGCTGTGGTTGCTGTCCATAGCAggtggcagcagtgctgtggcacCAAGCTGAGTGCAGCTCAGTCCTGTGTTAACAGAGTCACAGGGAGGTGGCACTCGCATCTCATGCTTTGTactgcttttcttcctcagaTGCCAGTACTGGCTCCAAGATTATCTATCAGAATTGAGGCGTTTTAAGTGCTCTGTTCTTTCATCtgttttcaaaagcaaatgTTTTAGGAGAAAAGGGGTTTGTTTTGAAGTAGTGCTGGGAAAAAATCCTACATCACAAGTGACATTAAACAAATCACCTCAAGGGCTGCATTGTTCAATTGCAGAGAATAGCCTATTTCATCTTAAAATAGCCTTATCTTAAGCCAGGATTTAGCACCATAATTCACAAACACATGCCTGGAAGATCCTCCTTGCATTACTGAGGTTATTTGGCTGCTATCATATATGATAATTTCCATGTAATCATCTTTTCAAGTTTATTGAATTTAATCCTCAATGCAGTTGCATTTgctgtgcttttattttatggGAAGACTGTTACATAGCTGTATTCCTATGATTTTAATACATATTACAAACAGATGTTTGggcttttccttctctcaccaccagaaatgcaaatttaaagtaaatattAATCTTTTTTAACAGGGACAGTGCACACACTCCTGTAATGCATATTACCAAAACTAAAGGGTTTGTTAATTTCATTACTGCTCGTGTTTTTGGTAGAAAGAGCCACAATGGCCTAATCAGTTTAACATAAAATTTTACAAGTCAGgctttttttaattacttttttttttttaatttcagtgggAGAAATTACAGATGACAACaagtgagagaagaaaaattgtgTGTTCAGTCACATTCCATGTAATTGCAATTACCTGCGTTGTTTGGTCATTGTATGTTTTAATTGACAGAACCGCTGAAGAAATCAAACAAGGCAATGATAATGGTAAGTGTCTTTTACCTTCCTCAGTGCTGCTGATAATGCAATGCCTGGCTTTGAAAGGCAGCTCTGAAACCAGTCACATTCTGTTCTTAAATAACAGCTCACAGCCTGCACCAAGGGCGTTAATGCAGAAGTTCTGAATGCGTCAGTATGAAAATCTTACCTAATGCCCCAGCAGAGAGAACTCTACTTTGTGTAATCATTACAACAGCTTAACTAGCCTGCCGGTTCTTCCTGGGTTAATCTCCCATTATCTAGGTAATTCTAAAGCTCAGGCAAAAAGATGAGTCAAGTTCAAACAGCTCAGTGCAAGTTCAGGTCCTTAAATagcaatttatttatattaatcaCTTGAACCTTGATAGGAAGTAAAGTACGATAGAGCTTCTTCATTAACAACTTTCCTAATACGAACTTCCAAGACACTGTTTTTCAATTGTTAGTCCTTCATGTGGGATTTGAGTAGCATGGAAAGTTATTCTTGTGTGCTTTCAAATAGAATTTCACAGTGAATGTCCATGTTCCAGCTGTATTTATTGGTTCCCCACTGGAACAGAGAAGTCATGGAGTCTCCATCTGCAGAGATACTGAAAATCCAACTGGACATGTGTAACAAAATGCATGCTTAATGTCAGCATGAGCCATACTTAGCATATGTGGAAAATATATCCTAAATTTAACTActcttttccatttcaaattGAACTTTATTTGATCTTAGTCTTAAATGTGATCATGATGATGAAAAGCTTTTGAGTTTTGATCTGAACTGAAGTTAAGCAGCCTAGAAACATAGGTCTTCAGCTTTGTTTTACATTCCAAAGCTaacatggaaaacaaaacaggtGGAGCTTTGTGCCTTGCTAGTTAGATAAATATTTGATGATACTCCTTATGCTTACCTTACTTGCCTTAGAGAGGAAAATAAGCAGCAAGCCTCAGTAAGTCACAGATTAATACACACTACAAAGTCTTGGTTTGCATTCTTTTGAAATGGGTAACCTTCTTTTTATCTCAAAATCGTGGCCAGAGGACAGGACTAGGAATGGCTTTGAATTTCTATTTATGAGTACAACTAAATCACCCTAGTCATTACAAGGGGGAAGTTATTTGTGTAGATTAGCTAAATTTACATAACAAAACAGCTAACAGGGATTTTTGTTGTTATACACAATGCAAAAGAATAATGTTAATTATTCCTGGTAGGCTCAAAAAGTATTTATGATTTGCATAGCATTCAGTATTTGCCAAATGTAATGGCTGATTCTTTACACTAAAAAATTGACAGAGAGATGCCCTGGAGCTACTTACAACATGCAGAAGTAAGTGTGAAGAGGATGCTTTTGCTCCAAAATTTGCTTGTTGCAGGGGAgagtactttaaaaaaagtgaACATGTAACTGTGGGGAATAAGAGGGACATGTATGTAGTTTGctttcttctccattttctctctttaaaagGGAATTGACAAGACAATCAGCattggagaaaaaaacacttcATAAACATATTTTGAGAAGGAGAAAAGTTGAAACCCGGAATAATACTAGTATTGTTTGTTAATATTGTAGTTTTAAAAACCCATTTTAAAAGGATATCTCAAATTATTTaaggggttggggtttttgtctCTTTAGGGAAATACAATGCAAACCCTTTAATTGCTAAACCTGACACTGGTTTatagaaaagcaaatttaaaatatattttaaatattctagAGTTTATATGGCACCAGTGGTAGGAAATCAAGTTTCCCATAAATTTATTCTGCTTGAAGAAACAGGTATAGGTTCAGCTGACCTTTCTACTAATAAAGCTTAAGTCTGAAAACATGGcaatcctggaaaaaaaaagaaacatacaAAACTCTCTGTCCTATACcagttaataaaaaaagatgCTTCCTGTATTaccacagaagcagcagcatcttATCTTTCATGTTAAAAGGTGGAAGAAATCCTGAAAGCAAGCTTTTGAGAGTGGCATTGATGTTTTGGATTGATTTATATGACCACATGGTGGTCAAATCAGTTAAAAGTGGGAAGCAGTTTCCTATTCCATGGGCAGTTTCTTGGCCAGTATATAGAATAGGAAACCCTGTCTATTTTCTAGAGCCACAACTGCCCCAATAGCGTTCACGCACCCGGGCATTCTTAGCAAGTGGCTTCTTTTCAGTATACATTACTGAAACAGTGCTTGATATTCAATGTATAACATAAAGTTTCTATTTCAAAGGTGTCCTCGAATGGCCATTTTGGACAAAACTCGTTGTGGTGGCCATCGGGTTCACAGGAGGCCTGGTGTTCATGTATGTGCAGTGTAAGGTTTACGTCCAGCTGTGGCGCAGGTTGAAAGCCTACAACAGAGTGATCTTTGTTCAGAACTGCCCAGACACCATCAAAAAATTGGAGGAGAAAAGCTCTCCGTGCACTCAGCCCTCGGAGGTGAAGGACGCAGTGGTGGTGCCAGTAGCACAGACAGGTACAAACTCTCAGCCGGCGGCGGAAGAGGCGACATCGGAGGTCATGCCAGTTTGACACGGACATCGTTGCTTCCTCCTTGCAGAGTATGCTGTAGTGTTTGCTACACTACAAATGCTACAAGAAAGTAGAAATGACTGAGCATTTTTTCAGTTAAAGAAGACCCCagccaaacaacaaaaaaaataccccaTACAAAAACCAAATCCGTACAAGGAAAATGGATCCAGCAAAGCAACTTGTTACTGTATGGAATGTGACCATTTGTGACATAGTTTCGCAACTAGTCAGCAAGTGTAGTGAAAGTGGAAGTGTGGAAAGTGCAATAGAGAACAGGTTTAACAGACAATGCCAAACCTATGTAAcaatgtacttttttttccccctcctaaCTGGGCTGGCTGGGAAAGTAGAAAACAGAAATGATACAATGATTTTGTTTACAGAAGACACAAAACCTTTCAACTCTTTACTACTGGAAGTTATATTTGCTATTTACCTTTTCAAAGATTCACTTCAAAGGGTACCAATCCAAGTAATATGCATTAACAGAATCAAAGTACAGAGAGCTGTATTGCAGCATTCCCTCTCTAAGCCTCATACAGTAACACCTTCATGTGACTGTAGTAGAGCTGTTTGGGCAGCTGTGTCAACTATAGATATTTGAACTAGTTGTTTTTAACTATGGCTGGATTTTTGAAAAGTAAGCAGTTCCGACCAGTATAAACTCATGTCTCCATAAGCTGCAGATAGGTTCTTTTTAAAGGTCAGGGAAGTAAGTATAGAAAGGAGTTATGTAGATAGATATGCATTTGGAAGAGCAGCTCCgctatttattttactttataggAGTGAATTAGGCATAAATTGGATAGACAATGTATTGAGGCAGaattgtaaatgaaaaaaaaaaagtttaatgcAGAATTACACAGAAGTGAATTGTCTTTTATCAAAGGTCTGAAAAAGGATGACACACCCTGAAGATGAAAGCtacttttggttttattttttaagattcATGATACAGAAAGGTAGATGTAAGAGAACATACCCATACCTACCTACATATCttaagaaaacattaatttttatctCCTTGTTCTAAAAAGATAGTTTTTATCATCCTGACT includes:
- the MARCHF1 gene encoding E3 ubiquitin-protein ligase MARCHF1 isoform X4, producing MLGWCQAIARNPHRLPNSTRTPEVSGDASHNSTLNDKSPGRSTSRSSNISKASSPTTGTAPRSQSRLSVCPSTQDICRICHCEGDDESPLITPCRCTGTLRFVHQACLHQWIKSSDTRCCELCKYDFIMETKLKPLRKWEKLQMTTSERRKIVCSVTFHVIAITCVVWSLYVLIDRTAEEIKQGNDNGVLEWPFWTKLVVVAIGFTGGLVFMYVQCKVYVQLWRRLKAYNRVIFVQNCPDTIKKLEEKSSPCTQPSEVKDAVVVPVAQTGTNSQPAAEEATSEVMPV